The following coding sequences lie in one Oryctolagus cuniculus chromosome 7, mOryCun1.1, whole genome shotgun sequence genomic window:
- the LRRC8D gene encoding volume-regulated anion channel subunit LRRC8D, with protein sequence MFTLAEVASLNDIQPTYRILKPWWDVFMDYLAVVMLMVAIFAGTMQLTKDQVVCLPVLPSPVNSKANMPPGNAALTTDIPKTEAAANRDQDGRTTNELSFGTSAVTPDIPLRATYPHTDSTVPSQEAKKEKKDPTGRKTNLDFQQYVFINQMCYHLALPWYSKYFPYLALIHTIILMVSSNFWFKYPKTCSKVEHFVSILGKCFESPWTTKALSETACEDSEENKQRITGAQTLPKHVSTSSDEGSPSASTPMINKTGFKFSAEKPVIEVPSMTILDKKDGEQAKALFEKVRKFRAHVEDSDLIYKLYVVQTVIKTAKFIFILCYTANFVNAISFEHVCKPKVEHLTGYEVFECTHNMAYMLKKLLISYISIICVYGFICLYTLFWLFRIPLKEYSFEKVREESSFSDIPDVKNDFAFLLHMVDQYDQLYSKRFGVFLSEVSENKLREISLNHEWTFEKLRQHVSRNAQDKQELHLFMLSGVPDAVFDLTDLDVLKLELIPEAKIPAKISQMTNLQELHLCHCPAKVEQTAFSFLRDHLRCLHVKFTDVAEIPAWVYLLKNLRELYLIGNLNSENNKMIGLESLRELRHLKILHVKSNLTKVPSNITDVAPHLTKLVIHNDGTKLLVLNSLKKMMNVAELELQNCELERIPHAIFSLSNLQELDLKSNNIRTIEEIISFQHLKRLTCLKLWHNKIVTIPPSITHVKNLESLYFSNNKLESLPAAVFSLQKLRCLDVSYNNISTIPIEIGLLQNLQHLHITGNKVDILPKQLFKCVKLRTLNLGQNCISSLPEKVGQLSQLTQLELKGNCLDRLPAQLGQCRMLKKSGLVVEDHLFDTLPLEVKEALNQDINVPFANGI encoded by the coding sequence ATGTTTACCCTTGCGGAAGTTGCTTCACTTAATGACATTCAGCCAACTTATCGAATCCTGAAACCATGGTGGGACGTCTTTATGGATTACCTAGCGGTTGTTATGTTGATGGTAGCCATCTTTGCAGGAACCATGCAACTTACCAAAGATCAGGTGGTCTGCTTGCCAGTGTTGCCGTCTCCTGTAAACTCAAAGGCAAACATGCCACCAGGAAATGCGGCCCTCACCACCGACATCCCGAAGACGGAAGCAGCCGCTAACCGAGACCAAGATGGGAGGACGACAAACGAGCTTTCCTTTGGCACCTCTGCTGTGACACCTGACATACCTCTCAGAGCCACATATCCTCACACAGATTCCACTGTTCCAAGTcaggaggcaaagaaagagaagaaagatccAACAGGCCGAAAAACCAACTTGGATTTTCAgcaatatgtatttattaatcaGATGTGTTACCATCTGGCCCTTCCATGGTATTCTAAGTACTTTCCATACCTTGCTCTTATACATACTATTATTCTCATGGTCAGTAGCAACTTTTGGTTCAAATATCCCAAAACATGCTCAAAAGTAGAACATTTTGTTTCAATATTAGGAAAGTGCTTTGAATCTCCTTGGACTACTAAAGCGCTGTCTGAGACAGCATGTGAAGACTCAGAGGAAAACAAGCAGAGAATAACAGGTGCCCAGACTCTACCAAAGCACGTGTCTACCAGCAGCGATGAAGGCAGccccagtgccagcaccccgatGATCAACAAAACAGGCTTTAAGTTTTCCGCTGAGAAGCCTGTGATAGAAGTTCCCAGCATGACCATCCTGGATAAAAAGGATGGTGAGCAGGCCAAAGCCTTGTTTGAGAAAGTGAGGAAGTTCCGCGCCCATGTAGAAGACAGTGACTTGATCTACAAGCTCTATGTGGTCCAGACAGTTATCAAAACAGCCaagttcattttcattctctgctACACTGCGAACTTTGTCAACGCGATCAGCTTTGAACACGTGTGCAAGCCAAAAGTTGAGCATCTGACTGGCTACGAGGTCTTTGAGTGCACCCACAATATGGCCTACATGTTGAAAAAGCTCCTCATCAGCTACATATCCATTATCTGTGTTTATGGTTTCATCTGCCTCTACACTCTCTTCTGGTTATTCCGGATACCTTTGAAGgaatattcttttgaaaaagtcagaGAAGAGAGCAGCTTCAGTGACATTCCAGATGTCAAAAATGACTTTGCGTTCCTTCTGCACATGGTAGACCAGTATGACCAGCTGTATTCCAAGCGTTTTGGTGTGTTCTTATCAGAAGTCAGCGAAAATAAACTTAGGGAAATCAGTCTGAACCACGAGTGGACGTTTGAGAAACTCAGGCAGCACGTCTCTCGCAACGCCCAGGACAAGCAGGAGTTACATCTGTTCATGCTGTCGGGTGTGCCTGATGCCGTCTTTGACCTCACAGACCTGGATGTGCTAAAACTTGAACTGATTCCAGAAGCTAAAATTCCTGCTAAGATATCTCAAATGACTAATCTCCAAGAGCTGCACCTCTGCCACTGCCCTGCAAAAGTTGAGCAGACTGCTTTCAGCTTCCTCCGCGACCACTTGAGGTGCCTTCATGTGAAGTTCACTGACGTGGCTGAGATTCCCGCCTGGGTGTATCTGCTCAAGAACCTGCGAGAGCTGTACTTGATAGGCAATTTGAACTCTGAAAATAATAAGATGATAGGACTCGAATCTCTCCGAGAGTTGCGGCACCTTAAGATTCTCCACGTGAAGAGCAATCTGACCAAAGTCCCCTCCAACATTACGGATGTGGCTCCACATCTTACAAAGTTAGTCATTCATAATGACGGCACTAAACTCTTGGTACTGAACAGCCTTAAGAAAATGATGAATGTCGCTGAGCTCgaactccagaactgtgaactcGAGAGAATTCCCCATGCTATTTTCAGCCTCTCTAATTTACAGGAACTGGATTTAAAGTCCAATAACATACGCACAATTGAGGAGATCATCAGTTTCCAGCATTTGAAACGACTGACTTGTTTAAAACTATGGCATAACAAAATCGTTACCATTCCTCCCTCCATCACCCACGTCAAAAACTTGGAGTCACTTTATTTCTCTAACAACAAGCTCGAGTCCTTACCAGCGGCAGTATTTAGTTTACAGAAACTCAGATGCTTAGATGTAAGCTACAACAACATTTCCACGATTCCAATAGAAATAGGGTTGCTTCAGAACCTGCAGCATTTGCATATCACCGGGAACAAGGTGGACATTCTGCCAAAACAGTTGTTTAAGTGCGTGAAGTTGAGGACTTTGAATCTGGGGCAGAactgcatctcctccctcccagagAAAGTTGGTCAGCTCTCCCAGCTCACTCAGCTGGAGCTCAAGGGGAACTGTCTGGACCGCCTGCCAGCCCAGCTGGGCCAGTGTCGGATGCTCAAGAAAAGCGGGCTTGTTGTAGAAGATCACCTTTTTGACACCCTGCCACTTGAAGTCAAAGAAGCATTGAATCAAGACATAAATGTTCCCTTTGCAAATGGGATCTAA